Proteins encoded by one window of Methanosarcinales archaeon:
- a CDS encoding DUF2111 domain-containing protein has product MKYLGITLTADSTSKEIAPIAKAVHELVGLPVTMKTLNNLGVRVEKGKVLDYNYTGPLLEKALETNKTLKSIPKTGSYTGIPVVVTTIKNNEGYGIAAIGIVDVVGTIDLGTAFGDYPDIVSQVNECLRARVTPP; this is encoded by the coding sequence ATGAAATATCTGGGAATTACTCTTACAGCTGATTCTACCAGTAAGGAGATAGCACCAATCGCAAAAGCAGTCCATGAATTAGTAGGACTTCCTGTTACCATGAAAACTTTGAATAATCTTGGTGTTAGGGTCGAGAAAGGAAAAGTACTTGATTATAATTATACCGGACCTCTTCTTGAAAAAGCGCTTGAGACAAATAAAACACTTAAATCCATTCCAAAAACAGGATCCTATACAGGCATACCTGTTGTAGTCACCACAATTAAGAACAACGAGGGATATGGTATCGCTGCTATTGGAATCGTTGATGTTGTGGGCACAATCGATCTGGGCACAGCATTTGGCGACTATCCTGATATTGTAAGCCAGGTAAATGAGTGCCTGAGAGCCAGGGTTACACCACCATGA
- a CDS encoding DUF98 domain-containing protein, producing the protein MPKDIFDILKGMDIPTPLRICAGTDGSVTYLLELLTKAQVEVVTQSQVVKEATHKEAETLMIEPGSPVNHREVLLIANNISYVYARSLTPIDPLPLKVKGDLMQADIPIGGILRKYKLETRRDILKIETKKGSGLFNGINVISREYVIIHSGKILMWINEQFPIDNRWKL; encoded by the coding sequence ATGCCAAAAGATATTTTTGATATATTAAAGGGAATGGATATCCCAACACCTTTGAGGATATGCGCCGGGACTGATGGATCTGTAACATATCTATTAGAACTTTTAACCAAAGCGCAAGTTGAGGTAGTGACACAGAGTCAGGTAGTAAAAGAAGCAACTCATAAAGAAGCTGAAACTCTTATGATCGAGCCCGGAAGCCCGGTTAATCACAGGGAGGTCCTGCTTATAGCCAATAATATATCTTATGTGTATGCCAGATCCTTAACACCTATAGATCCTTTGCCTTTAAAAGTAAAAGGCGATCTGATGCAGGCCGATATCCCTATAGGAGGGATATTGAGAAAATACAAATTAGAGACCAGAAGGGACATTTTAAAAATTGAGACAAAGAAAGGTTCAGGTCTATTTAATGGTATTAATGTTATCTCAAGGGAATATGTAATCATTCACAGTGGGAAGATACTGATGTGGATCAATGAACAGTTTCCAATTGACAATAGATGGAAATTGTAA
- a CDS encoding DUF5611 family protein, which yields MQQYKLKRGYKPEIERIKEIIEANFPVQPTEKDGKLVFSYGAIKHFEAWIADKRLFLETVPNKEVISDEEVLDTNKRFRKFLDEATGYTSKQRVKTAKKDVQ from the coding sequence ATTCAGCAATATAAATTAAAAAGAGGATACAAACCTGAAATTGAACGCATAAAGGAAATCATAGAAGCGAATTTTCCAGTTCAGCCCACTGAAAAAGATGGGAAGCTTGTATTTAGTTATGGTGCAATAAAACATTTTGAAGCCTGGATAGCTGATAAGAGACTTTTTTTAGAAACCGTACCAAACAAGGAGGTTATTTCTGATGAAGAAGTACTGGACACTAATAAAAGGTTCAGGAAATTCCTTGATGAAGCTACAGGTTATACTTCAAAACAACGGGTCAAGACGGCAAAAAAAGATGTACAGTGA
- a CDS encoding aspartate kinase, giving the protein MRLVMKFGGTSVGDGKKLRHVAELAKSYKDSNNQVVVVTSALGGVTDALLEAAHEASSKGKVSRVKEFIADLTKKHHAAAHDALADKNVEETIAELDARIEDVEKALTGICYLGELTPRSLDYLSSYGERLAAPILSGSIRSLGVESEYFIGGAIGIVTDYNFGGAHPLDSSYENVKKHLLPLLAGTIPVVAGFIAQNEMGIITTLGRGGSDFTASIIGASINADEIWLWKEVHGIMTTDPKIVPEARPLTVISYIEAMEMSFFGAKVLHPKAIEPAIKHGIPVRVKNTFEPEYPGTLIVKDQNPTQDVVKAVTVIDKVALVNISGAGMVGTIGVAARAFAALAAAGVNIIMISQGSSEANLSIVVDEPHLKKAVKALKHEFNNGVVGAIEYDVDVSVVAVVGVGMAGTPGVAGKVFGALGKHSVNVIMISQGSSQHNISFAVGKNDASKAVQVLHKEFSLEKL; this is encoded by the coding sequence ATGAGACTTGTAATGAAATTTGGCGGAACGTCGGTCGGAGACGGCAAGAAGTTACGACATGTTGCAGAATTGGCCAAGAGCTATAAAGACAGTAATAACCAGGTTGTAGTGGTTACTTCAGCCCTTGGAGGAGTTACTGACGCTTTACTTGAAGCGGCCCATGAGGCCTCCAGTAAAGGTAAGGTTTCCCGTGTCAAAGAATTTATAGCAGATCTTACAAAAAAGCACCATGCTGCAGCCCATGATGCTCTTGCAGATAAAAATGTGGAAGAAACCATAGCTGAATTGGATGCCAGGATCGAAGATGTGGAAAAAGCACTTACGGGTATCTGTTATCTTGGTGAACTTACTCCCAGGTCTCTTGATTATTTATCCTCTTATGGAGAAAGGCTGGCAGCTCCTATTTTATCAGGTTCGATCCGGTCGTTGGGTGTGGAATCAGAGTACTTTATCGGCGGTGCGATCGGGATTGTAACTGATTACAATTTTGGCGGTGCGCATCCACTTGATTCGTCATATGAAAATGTAAAAAAGCATCTTTTACCTTTGCTGGCAGGTACAATTCCCGTAGTTGCAGGGTTTATTGCACAGAATGAGATGGGAATAATCACCACATTAGGTCGTGGAGGGTCAGATTTTACAGCGTCCATCATAGGAGCATCCATCAATGCCGACGAGATCTGGCTATGGAAAGAGGTTCACGGTATCATGACCACGGACCCGAAAATAGTACCAGAAGCAAGGCCGTTGACTGTGATTTCCTATATAGAGGCCATGGAGATGTCTTTCTTTGGGGCCAAAGTACTACATCCCAAGGCAATAGAGCCTGCCATAAAGCATGGAATCCCTGTCAGGGTCAAGAATACCTTTGAACCGGAATACCCGGGCACTCTTATAGTTAAGGATCAGAATCCAACACAGGATGTAGTGAAGGCAGTAACTGTTATCGATAAGGTAGCATTGGTAAATATCAGTGGTGCCGGCATGGTTGGTACCATAGGAGTGGCAGCCAGGGCATTTGCTGCTTTGGCAGCAGCAGGAGTAAATATTATAATGATCAGCCAGGGTTCGTCAGAAGCAAATCTGTCCATAGTGGTTGATGAACCGCACCTTAAAAAAGCTGTAAAAGCATTGAAGCATGAATTCAATAATGGAGTTGTAGGTGCAATCGAATATGATGTTGACGTCTCAGTGGTAGCTGTAGTAGGTGTGGGGATGGCAGGAACACCAGGGGTTGCAGGCAAGGTATTCGGAGCATTAGGCAAGCATAGTGTCAATGTTATCATGATCAGCCAGGGCTCATCCCAGCATAATATCTCATTTGCTGTCGGGAAGAACGATGCCTCGAAAGCTGTCCAGGTGCTTCATAAAGAATTCTCACTTGAGAAGCTTTAA
- a CDS encoding 30S ribosomal protein S3ae, with the protein MAKGKKGPRKVEGWKAKKWYNVIAPEMMGQQEVGETPASDPQLLLGRVIEVTLGDLTNDYSKQNIKLELKIDQVGGDSAYTKFIGHELTRDYLRSLIKRQTSMIDANIDIRTRDGYKIRVKPTCYTVKRAKSSQIKDIRQLMTSIIQHKARELEFETFMQDAVLGKLSAQIYRDVKNIYPLRRVEILKTHVLIEPEVKAAVPAAA; encoded by the coding sequence TTGGCAAAAGGAAAGAAAGGTCCCAGAAAAGTAGAAGGCTGGAAAGCAAAAAAATGGTACAATGTGATTGCACCTGAAATGATGGGACAGCAAGAAGTAGGCGAGACCCCGGCAAGTGATCCACAACTCCTTTTGGGACGTGTTATTGAGGTCACATTAGGGGATCTGACAAATGATTATTCAAAACAGAACATAAAATTGGAACTTAAAATAGATCAGGTGGGCGGAGATTCAGCTTATACTAAATTCATCGGTCACGAGCTTACCAGGGATTACCTCAGGTCATTGATCAAAAGGCAGACATCAATGATCGATGCCAATATTGATATCAGGACTCGGGATGGATATAAAATTCGTGTGAAACCTACCTGTTATACCGTTAAGCGTGCTAAAAGCAGCCAGATCAAAGATATCAGGCAATTAATGACTTCAATAATACAGCACAAAGCACGTGAATTAGAATTTGAAACTTTTATGCAGGATGCAGTGTTGGGTAAACTCTCTGCGCAGATATACAGGGATGTAAAAAACATCTATCCGTTAAGGCGCGTTGAGATACTAAAAACACATGTGCTCATTGAACCTGAAGTTAAAGCAGCAGTACCAGCAGCAGCTTAA
- the fliE gene encoding flagellar hook-basal body complex protein FliE, with amino-acid sequence MKIIAFVGMPASGKGEAAILVREMGYTVVNMGDVIREEVSLLGLGPTDENLGGTGTKIRREDGLAAVARRCIPKLASLDVDTAIVDGVRSIEEADLFKGEFGDDFLLINIEANDNDRLERIRKRGRVDDKLMDKDALRIRDERELGWGMGESIKWADLTIENNGTVEEFREKVKKVLEKYR; translated from the coding sequence ATGAAGATAATTGCTTTTGTGGGAATGCCGGCATCAGGTAAGGGTGAAGCCGCCATTTTAGTCAGAGAGATGGGTTATACGGTAGTGAATATGGGAGATGTGATCAGAGAGGAAGTCAGCCTTCTGGGACTTGGACCTACTGATGAAAATCTGGGCGGGACAGGAACCAAAATAAGGAGGGAAGATGGATTGGCAGCGGTTGCCAGGAGGTGCATTCCGAAACTGGCTTCTCTTGATGTTGATACTGCTATCGTGGACGGGGTACGCAGCATTGAGGAAGCGGACTTGTTCAAAGGTGAATTCGGCGATGATTTTCTCTTGATCAATATCGAAGCGAATGATAATGATCGGCTTGAAAGGATTAGAAAACGAGGCAGAGTCGATGACAAACTCATGGATAAGGACGCACTGCGCATCCGTGATGAAAGGGAATTGGGATGGGGAATGGGGGAGTCTATTAAATGGGCTGATCTGACTATTGAGAACAACGGCACTGTGGAAGAGTTCAGGGAAAAGGTCAAAAAAGTATTAGAGAAATACAGATGA
- a CDS encoding anaerobic ribonucleoside-triphosphate reductase activating protein, which yields MQETFNFGYFIPISTVDWHGRSASVLFFSGCQFRCPYCQNHAYLYPGNEMKIMEIESQIEKAALYISAVVFSGGEPTQQPDALKIIARFVKSKSLLVGLQTNGFGYNVIKDMLEENILDKLFMDIKAPLDDPVRYSKVIGSDIQYGIKAVDNIIRSLNTGLASGIEVEVRTTVFRRLAGMEEVHDIGSYLDGLATRNLTYVIQQGIPENTLNMKDISIFNREELLDMARSIQGKSLKKIWLRTKENGDEMIL from the coding sequence ATGCAAGAGACTTTCAATTTCGGTTATTTCATCCCGATATCTACAGTAGACTGGCACGGCCGTAGTGCATCTGTCCTATTTTTCAGTGGATGTCAATTCAGATGTCCTTACTGCCAGAATCATGCTTACCTGTACCCAGGGAATGAAATGAAGATTATGGAGATAGAATCGCAGATAGAAAAAGCAGCCCTCTACATCAGTGCTGTAGTATTTAGTGGTGGTGAACCGACCCAGCAGCCTGATGCATTAAAAATCATAGCAAGGTTCGTGAAATCTAAATCGCTTTTAGTAGGTCTTCAAACAAACGGTTTTGGGTATAATGTGATAAAGGACATGCTTGAGGAAAATATCCTCGATAAATTGTTCATGGATATTAAAGCGCCTCTTGATGACCCTGTCAGGTACAGCAAAGTTATAGGATCGGACATTCAGTACGGTATAAAGGCTGTTGATAATATAATCAGATCCCTCAATACAGGTCTGGCTTCAGGAATTGAAGTGGAGGTCAGGACTACGGTGTTCAGAAGATTAGCAGGCATGGAAGAGGTTCATGATATTGGTTCTTATTTAGATGGACTTGCTACCAGGAACCTGACATATGTTATACAGCAAGGGATACCTGAGAATACCTTGAATATGAAGGACATATCGATATTTAATAGAGAGGAACTGCTGGATATGGCCAGATCCATTCAGGGTAAATCTCTCAAAAAAATATGGTTACGGACAAAGGAAAACGGAGATGAAATGATATTATGA
- a CDS encoding YcaO-related McrA-glycine thioamidation protein, whose product MNIEIDSTIKYAEGSQRVLSAEDTLKNIDGVLDKIGVTRIADITDLDRVGIPVLSAIRPSAATGAISIYSGKGFDERQARISAIMESIERCCAEQPEISSDIEDDTTFPIITDSYEKLSRKSNTLPPIDLLLAGPIMQNTRVEWMIGYDLMTKENILVPSNAVFHPYNPTNGGAKLFRSNTNGLAAGNTIEEAILHGLLEVIERDALSIAEYNKNPGREIILAPGDGLVYEFKKKFEAAGIITKVWLLKHDIDLYTVVCALDDPVLKDPAMLVMGAGSHLRPEIAVSRALTEAAQSRVVQIHGAREDTDRESVVRTFGYDAMRRLNRYWYSESEEKVALTDLEDRSADTPARNIETTVAALKGIAPNAIIVNISRNSINAPVIRAVLPTFEQYTLDRDRKGKRMKIGRKPREKRLFRRPGA is encoded by the coding sequence ATGAACATTGAGATCGATTCCACAATAAAATATGCAGAAGGCTCCCAGAGGGTCTTAAGTGCTGAAGACACGTTAAAAAACATCGATGGAGTACTGGATAAGATAGGAGTCACCCGTATTGCCGATATTACTGACCTGGACCGTGTCGGGATACCGGTATTATCAGCCATCAGACCAAGTGCAGCTACTGGAGCTATCTCAATCTACAGTGGAAAAGGTTTCGATGAGAGACAGGCCAGGATATCTGCCATAATGGAAAGCATTGAGCGCTGCTGTGCTGAGCAACCGGAAATCAGTTCAGACATTGAAGATGATACAACATTTCCAATAATCACTGACTCATATGAGAAACTGTCCCGAAAATCAAATACCCTCCCTCCTATTGATCTTTTACTGGCCGGGCCCATAATGCAGAATACCAGAGTTGAATGGATGATAGGATATGACCTGATGACAAAAGAGAATATCCTGGTACCGTCCAATGCAGTGTTCCATCCCTATAATCCTACAAACGGGGGCGCAAAGCTCTTCAGAAGCAACACCAACGGACTGGCGGCAGGCAATACCATTGAAGAGGCCATCCTGCACGGTCTATTAGAAGTAATTGAACGGGATGCCCTCAGTATAGCCGAGTATAATAAGAATCCGGGACGTGAGATAATACTTGCTCCTGGAGATGGCTTAGTCTACGAATTTAAAAAGAAGTTCGAAGCTGCCGGGATTATTACAAAGGTATGGTTATTGAAACATGATATTGATCTTTATACTGTAGTATGTGCACTGGATGACCCGGTCCTGAAAGACCCTGCAATGCTGGTAATGGGCGCAGGCTCACATCTCAGACCTGAGATCGCAGTCTCAAGAGCCCTTACTGAAGCAGCTCAGAGCAGGGTGGTCCAGATACATGGAGCCCGTGAGGATACGGACAGGGAATCAGTGGTCAGAACGTTCGGATACGATGCAATGAGGCGGCTGAATCGTTACTGGTATTCGGAGTCTGAAGAGAAAGTCGCCCTAACAGATCTGGAAGACAGATCCGCTGATACCCCTGCCAGGAATATCGAGACCACAGTGGCGGCACTGAAAGGTATTGCTCCCAATGCCATAATTGTGAACATTTCACGAAATTCCATCAATGCCCCCGTGATCAGGGCCGTACTTCCCACATTCGAGCAGTATACCCTGGATAGGGACCGCAAAGGCAAACGAATGAAGATAGGACG